A window of the Corallococcus exiguus genome harbors these coding sequences:
- a CDS encoding carboxypeptidase-like regulatory domain-containing protein, producing the protein MRWSWVGLLAVVLACAEAPRPVQTKTRWPVEEVAFTVRTVDPAGQPVPGVALVARGADRGSLVIRSGTTDATGTARLQVMPGWYVLQAEAAGFVSVTRTDARVPVTGKARLDVTLERAAPIAGRVVDAGGKPIAWATLRLSRSNETVSAPKTVSDAEGRFRFDGVPAGRVMLQAEKYKWSPTRLELVAPAPELVVVMGGLGSLRVQVRGPDGQPLPGGPFSISSMDDFVSMDDMSPDELSPEEAQDTTVFQQLPSGRYSISGRYTPVPGCEWTRSIAVQVLPGQQAEATVSFEGLHDAGPWRGRAVDANGKALDHGTVTAWGGHEEPPGLGLSGWCKGVVGQDGSFTLPHVFKAPRVLTLGAPEGAQDWEARGPLPSGTGEAVVFRRVSGSLKGRVVRPDGQPVGFFEVNGHSPNNPRGEYVRYVDLTHTYQWVIDVLGFAPALVRAQGREGEVLQVPDVVLEEGRTVQGRVFARNGRTGVPHQEVELVEEFDLDGHGPYRSQGAMTDAEGRFELKHVPGRLQFLRVDSKEHGTVLHALEPNETAVRLRLVPHAELHGSVTDGARVPLAGVSLNVRCEGGFTVSSRSDGAGLYSMNIPGDRECFVHPEGSPLNIRPPFPPQPPPVSFSSTRLRVSSGSRQSLDFEPRQGPVSLEVRVEASREFVTAFVLPGDVPWPRSPEALDDVMRAGFGSDPMPSTWESEDGHESFVPDFMLGADFRFSHLPLGHYTVFIRDQMDGADAILRIPVELTGTGVHVIQSARPGRGGGRPFMR; encoded by the coding sequence ATGCGATGGAGCTGGGTGGGGCTCTTGGCGGTGGTGCTCGCGTGCGCGGAGGCGCCGCGTCCGGTGCAAACGAAGACCCGATGGCCCGTGGAGGAGGTGGCGTTCACCGTCCGCACGGTGGATCCGGCCGGGCAACCCGTGCCCGGCGTGGCGCTGGTGGCACGCGGCGCGGATCGCGGGAGCCTGGTCATCAGGTCGGGCACCACGGATGCGACGGGGACGGCGCGGCTTCAGGTGATGCCGGGCTGGTATGTCCTCCAGGCGGAGGCGGCGGGCTTCGTGAGCGTGACCCGCACGGATGCACGGGTCCCCGTCACCGGAAAGGCGCGTCTGGACGTGACGCTGGAGCGAGCGGCGCCAATCGCCGGGCGCGTGGTGGATGCGGGAGGGAAGCCCATCGCGTGGGCCACGCTTCGACTCAGCCGCTCCAACGAAACCGTGTCCGCGCCGAAGACCGTGAGCGATGCGGAAGGGCGCTTCCGCTTCGACGGTGTTCCCGCTGGACGCGTGATGCTTCAGGCGGAGAAGTACAAGTGGAGTCCGACGCGGTTGGAGCTCGTGGCGCCCGCGCCGGAGCTGGTGGTGGTGATGGGTGGGCTCGGCTCGTTGCGCGTTCAGGTGCGCGGGCCCGATGGACAGCCATTGCCTGGAGGGCCTTTCTCCATCTCGTCCATGGATGACTTCGTGTCCATGGATGACATGAGCCCCGACGAGCTGTCCCCGGAGGAGGCGCAAGATACCACCGTCTTCCAGCAGCTTCCCTCAGGGCGCTACAGCATCTCCGGCAGGTACACTCCCGTGCCCGGCTGTGAGTGGACTCGCAGCATCGCGGTCCAGGTCCTTCCAGGCCAGCAGGCGGAAGCGACGGTGAGCTTCGAAGGCCTTCATGACGCTGGACCCTGGCGAGGGCGGGCCGTGGATGCCAACGGCAAGGCGCTTGACCACGGGACAGTGACTGCCTGGGGGGGGCATGAAGAGCCGCCGGGGCTGGGCTTGAGCGGTTGGTGCAAGGGCGTCGTGGGGCAGGACGGCTCCTTCACCCTTCCGCACGTCTTCAAGGCTCCGCGCGTCCTGACATTGGGTGCCCCCGAAGGGGCCCAGGACTGGGAGGCGAGAGGTCCTCTTCCCTCAGGAACGGGTGAAGCGGTGGTGTTCCGCAGAGTCTCTGGAAGCCTGAAGGGCCGTGTCGTGCGCCCGGATGGACAGCCCGTGGGCTTCTTCGAAGTCAACGGACACTCACCGAACAATCCGCGGGGCGAGTACGTGCGATACGTGGACTTGACCCACACCTATCAGTGGGTCATCGACGTGTTGGGATTCGCCCCCGCACTCGTGCGCGCGCAAGGGCGGGAAGGAGAAGTGCTCCAGGTCCCGGACGTCGTCCTCGAGGAGGGCCGCACCGTCCAGGGCCGTGTCTTCGCGAGGAACGGCCGCACGGGCGTGCCCCATCAGGAGGTCGAGCTCGTGGAGGAGTTCGACCTGGACGGCCATGGACCCTATCGCTCGCAGGGGGCGATGACCGACGCCGAGGGCCGCTTCGAACTCAAGCATGTGCCTGGCCGGCTCCAGTTCCTGCGCGTCGATTCGAAGGAACACGGGACCGTGCTCCATGCGCTCGAACCGAATGAGACGGCGGTGCGGTTGCGGCTCGTTCCCCATGCGGAACTGCACGGTTCCGTGACGGATGGGGCGCGGGTTCCGCTGGCGGGGGTGAGCCTGAACGTCCGCTGCGAAGGTGGGTTCACGGTGAGCTCCAGGAGCGACGGGGCGGGCCTCTACTCCATGAACATCCCGGGAGACCGCGAGTGCTTCGTGCATCCCGAAGGGAGCCCCCTGAACATCCGGCCGCCTTTTCCGCCCCAGCCGCCTCCGGTGTCCTTCTCCTCGACGCGGCTTCGTGTGTCGTCCGGCTCACGGCAGTCGTTGGATTTCGAGCCCCGTCAGGGGCCCGTGTCGCTGGAGGTGCGCGTCGAGGCATCTCGCGAGTTCGTCACCGCGTTCGTGCTTCCGGGAGACGTTCCCTGGCCTCGCTCGCCCGAGGCGCTGGATGACGTGATGCGGGCTGGTTTCGGATCCGACCCGATGCCGAGCACATGGGAGTCGGAGGATGGGCACGAGTCCTTCGTTCCCGACTTCATGTTGGGGGCGGACTTCCGCTTCAGTCATCTGCCCCTGGGGCACTACACGGTCTTCATCCGGGACCAGATGGACGGAGCGGACGCGATCCTGCGCATCCCCGTGGAGCTGACCGGGACCGGCGTGCACGTCATCCAGTCAGCGCGTCCTGGTCGCGGAGGCGGAAGGCCGTTCATGCGCTGA
- a CDS encoding carboxypeptidase-like regulatory domain-containing protein — MGLVAVVLACAGTRPELETPGPAKDVTWMFRVVDPEGQPVPGARVKVWRADLSQESALLATANAQGTGARILKPGWYAAEAQARGFVTAFRTDIRIAPESKPRMALSLAHAVPLSGRVVDAEGKPVSDVRLRFVSSSVAAPVVQTTSDAQGHFTLQGVSAGEGLLYSDKEEWSWQRLKVLTPQPELTVVMGRRSSLLVRVLGIDGHVASKSSSFVSPIDRGVDLSHESERTPEGTVHLRLAAQRYRVTAVYVPHAGCWWKRSVDVEVLPGQQADVTVSFEDVARAGPWMGRAVTPDGKPLAGLRLLATALKAPEDKGPGGECETLTAPDGSFEWLGALARPHKLELRTQAALRLIGVAEQAPSDMKGGPVVFRSPGTLVGRVLGPDGKPVPEYSVDWASFTEPEGRFSRELWASRTYSLIASAPNMAPTRVRVEGREHEVRTVPDIMLDAGHSVVGRVVEADGLTPVPQARVELVDPDDVDIRRSYFPHALPADMAGGFRFDRVPRRRQYLRVNDEKAGTILYALGPGEDRVDLTLKPDGTLEGFVTDGARVPLAGVTVQVRCEAGLDARAKTDEAGHYVLRVPADRDCFVHASEEHLRDRAPWPRPPPLVFSPQPVVLSPRERERTDFVPRSAGATLRVHFPEPRERLEPFLVSGNARMPKNFAELKALQRSAFSIDPPSLTWRSDDPDVPGYQFLQKNFTFSRLPGKRFTLFVVEPQDTAFAVLRVPVDLIREETKSLPLRFPLESGGALLMD; from the coding sequence GTGGGGCTCGTTGCCGTGGTGCTCGCTTGCGCGGGCACGCGTCCGGAATTGGAAACGCCCGGACCGGCGAAGGACGTGACGTGGATGTTCCGGGTCGTGGATCCGGAGGGGCAACCTGTCCCCGGTGCGCGGGTGAAGGTCTGGCGCGCGGATCTGTCACAAGAGAGCGCGCTGCTTGCCACCGCGAATGCACAGGGGACGGGAGCCCGCATCCTGAAGCCTGGCTGGTATGCCGCCGAGGCCCAGGCCCGGGGCTTCGTGACGGCATTCCGCACGGACATCCGGATCGCGCCGGAATCCAAGCCCCGGATGGCGCTGTCCCTGGCTCACGCGGTGCCTCTCTCCGGACGGGTGGTGGATGCGGAGGGGAAGCCCGTGAGCGACGTCCGGCTCCGGTTTGTCTCTTCCAGCGTCGCCGCCCCGGTCGTGCAAACCACCAGTGATGCGCAGGGCCACTTCACCCTTCAGGGTGTGAGCGCTGGCGAGGGGTTGCTCTATTCCGACAAGGAGGAGTGGAGCTGGCAGCGGTTGAAGGTCCTCACGCCCCAGCCCGAGCTCACCGTCGTGATGGGCCGGCGCTCGTCATTGCTCGTGCGGGTGCTCGGCATCGACGGACACGTGGCCTCGAAATCATCGAGCTTCGTGAGCCCCATCGACCGGGGGGTCGACCTCTCGCACGAGTCAGAGCGAACGCCCGAGGGGACCGTCCACCTGCGACTCGCGGCGCAGCGCTATCGCGTGACGGCTGTCTACGTTCCTCACGCCGGTTGCTGGTGGAAGCGAAGCGTGGACGTCGAAGTCCTTCCCGGGCAGCAGGCCGATGTCACCGTGAGCTTCGAGGATGTCGCCCGTGCGGGCCCCTGGATGGGCCGGGCGGTGACGCCTGACGGCAAGCCGCTGGCCGGCCTGCGACTGCTCGCCACGGCGCTCAAGGCTCCGGAGGACAAGGGGCCCGGAGGCGAGTGCGAGACCCTCACCGCCCCGGACGGAAGCTTCGAGTGGTTGGGTGCCCTGGCGCGGCCTCACAAGCTCGAGCTCCGAACCCAGGCAGCTCTCCGGCTGATCGGCGTGGCGGAACAAGCGCCTTCCGACATGAAGGGCGGACCCGTGGTGTTCCGCTCGCCTGGCACGCTGGTGGGACGGGTCCTCGGGCCCGACGGAAAGCCTGTGCCCGAGTACAGCGTCGATTGGGCATCCTTTACCGAACCCGAAGGTCGTTTCAGCCGGGAGCTGTGGGCGTCTCGCACCTACTCGCTGATCGCCAGTGCTCCGAACATGGCTCCGACGCGCGTGCGTGTCGAAGGCCGCGAACATGAGGTGAGGACGGTCCCGGACATCATGCTCGACGCCGGGCACTCCGTGGTGGGGCGGGTCGTCGAGGCGGATGGCCTCACCCCGGTGCCCCAAGCCAGGGTCGAACTGGTGGACCCCGACGATGTGGACATCCGGCGTTCGTACTTTCCCCATGCGCTTCCCGCCGACATGGCCGGCGGCTTCCGGTTCGACCGCGTGCCCCGGCGACGGCAATACCTTCGGGTGAATGACGAGAAGGCCGGGACGATCCTGTACGCGCTCGGGCCCGGCGAGGACCGGGTGGACCTCACGCTGAAACCCGACGGAACGCTCGAAGGCTTCGTGACGGATGGCGCGCGGGTTCCTCTCGCGGGGGTGACAGTGCAGGTGCGTTGCGAGGCCGGGCTCGATGCTCGCGCCAAGACCGACGAAGCCGGCCACTACGTGCTCCGTGTTCCCGCGGACCGGGATTGCTTCGTGCATGCTTCAGAGGAGCATCTCCGGGATCGAGCGCCCTGGCCCAGGCCTCCGCCGCTCGTCTTTTCGCCCCAGCCCGTGGTGCTCTCCCCGCGTGAGCGTGAGCGCACGGACTTCGTGCCCCGAAGTGCTGGCGCCACGCTCCGTGTTCACTTCCCCGAGCCGCGTGAACGACTGGAGCCGTTCCTTGTCTCTGGCAATGCGCGCATGCCGAAGAACTTCGCGGAGCTGAAAGCGCTCCAGCGATCCGCCTTCAGCATCGACCCGCCTTCACTCACCTGGCGTTCGGATGATCCGGACGTGCCCGGATATCAATTCCTGCAGAAGAACTTCACGTTCAGCCGCCTACCGGGGAAGCGCTTCACGCTCTTCGTCGTCGAACCCCAGGACACTGCGTTCGCGGTCCTGCGCGTGCCGGTGGACCTGATCCGCGAGGAGACGAAGTCCCTTCCGCTCCGCTTCCCCCTGGAGAGTGGAGGGGCGCTGCTCATGGATTGA